From the genome of Campylobacter concisus:
ATCCGCTTTTTGAGAAACTAAAAAAGGCATTTAGTGCCGTTATTTGAGCTTGATGTAGAGCAGTGGCTAGAGAAAAGAAGCTCTTTTGAAATTTTAATAGACGCAAGATCGCCACATGAATTTTTATATTCGCACATAAAAGATGCCATAAATTTATACGCTTTAAATGATGCAGAACATAAAGAGGTAGGCACGCTCTATAAAAGCGATAGATCCCTAGCAAAGAGCCTTGGTGCAAAATATATCTGCAAAAATTTACAAAATATCATTGATGAGGTTTATAAAAGAGCCAAGGTTGGTTCAGCTATTGGCATCTACTGCGCTAAAGGCGGGCTTAGATCAAATTCTGTTGGCTATGTTCTAAGCATGATAGGATATAGAGTTTTTAGGCTTAGTGGTGGCTATAAAGCTTATAGAAATCACGTTTTAGAATTTCTAAATCGACCTTTGAGCACAAAATTTATCACTCTTTTTGGAAATACTGGCTGCTACAAAAGTAAGCTCATAAGAGCTCTAAGCCCGTCAATAGACCTTGAAGCTATGGCAAATCATTTAGGCTCTGTCTTTGGAGCGATAAACGGCGTGCAGCCAAGCCAAAAAAGCTTTGAAGATGCGTTATTTGAAAAGCTCACAACGCTAGAAGATAAAATTTGCTTTATTGAGGGTGAGAGCAGAAGGATAGGCTCATTAAGTCTGCCAAAAAGTCTTTATGAGGCGATGCGTAGTGGCATAAATGTCGAAGTGAGCGCAAGTTTAGAAAAAAGAATTTCTTGTATAGTAGATGACTATAAAAGTGTGGATAAAACCTTTTTTGACAAGTGTATGAAGAAAATTTCACCATTTATCGATAAAAAAGCTAGAGATGAAGCTGTGGCTAAATTTAATGAAAATGACATTGCTAAAGTAGCTGAAATTTTACTCACAAAATACTACGATAAAGTCTATAAGAAAAATGAAAATATTAATGTTTTTATAAATTCTGATAACTTTGACGAGACCGTTAAAAAGCTAAATGATATAAAAATGAAGTAAAATTTTAGACTTAATTTAATTAAAAAAATTAAGCCTAAAATTTATACAAATGAGTTTTGTCTCTTAAAATTTTATAGTCTTTGCTCACTTAAATTTATCAATTTTACTAAAAATAATATGTTTAATTTTATGTAAAATATTTTGTATTATTTTTCTAAACTAGTTAAAAAAATTTCAAGAAAATCAAAGCAATACCTAAAATTCGCTAGAAAGTTAAAATGGATTTAAAATGCTTTGGGATATAATCTGCGATAAATTTATCAAAAGGCTAAAGTGATGATAAAACAGATTTCTGGTTCACAGATGATAAGCGAAGCCTTGCACGAAGAGGGCGTTGAGATAGTTTTTGGCTATCCTGGCGGTGCAGCTTTAAATATCTACGACGAAACATACAAGCAGACTTATTTTAAACACGTCTTGGTTCGCCACGAGCAAGCAGCCGTTCACGCGGCCGATGGATACGCTAGGGTTAGTGGTAAAGTTGGCGTTGCTTTTGTGACAAGTGGCCCTGGCTTTACAAATGCTGTCACTGGCCTTGCAACAGCTTATAGTGATAGCATACCGATCGTGCTTATAAGCGGTCAGGTGCCAACATTTATGATCGGTACAGATGCTTTTCAAGAGATCGATGCAGTCGGCATTTCACGCCCCTGTGTTAAGCATAACTTCTTGGTTAATAGCGTTGAAGAGCTACCTCGTATCATAAAAGAGGCCTTTTACATCGCAAGATCAGGCCGTCCAGGACCAGTTCATATCGATATCCCAAAAA
Proteins encoded in this window:
- the mnmH gene encoding tRNA 2-selenouridine(34) synthase MnmH, whose translation is MPLFELDVEQWLEKRSSFEILIDARSPHEFLYSHIKDAINLYALNDAEHKEVGTLYKSDRSLAKSLGAKYICKNLQNIIDEVYKRAKVGSAIGIYCAKGGLRSNSVGYVLSMIGYRVFRLSGGYKAYRNHVLEFLNRPLSTKFITLFGNTGCYKSKLIRALSPSIDLEAMANHLGSVFGAINGVQPSQKSFEDALFEKLTTLEDKICFIEGESRRIGSLSLPKSLYEAMRSGINVEVSASLEKRISCIVDDYKSVDKTFFDKCMKKISPFIDKKARDEAVAKFNENDIAKVAEILLTKYYDKVYKKNENINVFINSDNFDETVKKLNDIKMK